In Oncorhynchus nerka isolate Pitt River linkage group LG26, Oner_Uvic_2.0, whole genome shotgun sequence, one DNA window encodes the following:
- the LOC135564769 gene encoding proline-rich protein 36-like, whose protein sequence is MNMGHTDLLNAPYTPHPPSLLSLSPPPSLLSLPLLLHHFSPSLSPPSLLSLSPPPSLLSLPLSSITSLPLSPPPSLLSLSLLLHHFSPSLSSSITSLPLSPPPSLLSLSLLHHHFSPSLSSITSLSSITSLSSITSLPLSSITSLPLSPPPSLLSLSLLLHHFSPSLLHPSLPLSPPPSLLSLSLLHHFSLLLHHFSLLLHHFSLLLHHFSLLLHHFSLLLHHFSLCPPPSLLSLCPPPSLLSPSLSSITSPPLSSSITSLPLSLLLLHHFSPSVLLHAEPDAPPSQTVLLQSCCPDKNHQLVSLSCCLLLYLLDFFLCLYFR, encoded by the exons ATGAACATGGGGCACACAGACCTGCTTAATGCCCCTTACACACCTcatcctccatcacttctctccctctctcctcctccatcacttctctccctccctctcctcctccatcacttctctccctccctctctcctccatcacttctctccctctctcctcctccatcacttctctccctccctctctcctccatcacttctctccctctctctcctcctccatcacttctctccctctctctcctcctccatcacttctctccctctctctcctcctccatcacttctctccctctctctcctccaccatcacttctctccctctctctcctccaccatcacttctctccctctctctcctccatcacttctctctcctccatcacttctctctcctccatcacttctctccctctctcctccatcacttctctccctctctctcctcca ccatcacttctctccctctctctcctcctccatcacttctctccctctctcctccatccttctctccctctctctcctccaccatcacttctctccctctctctcctccatcacttctctctcctcctccatcacttctctctcctcctccatcacttctctctcctcctccatcacttctctctcctcctccatcacttctctctcctcctccatcacttctccctctgtcctcctccatcacttctctccctctgtcctcctccatcacttctctccccctctctctcctccatcacttctccccctctgtcctcctccatcacttctctccctctctctctcctcctcctccatcacttctctccctctgtcctcctccatgCTGAACCAGATGCTCCTCCCAGCCAGACAGTTCTCCTCCAGAGTTGCTGTCCTGATAAAAACCATCAGCTTGTTTCTCTTTCCTGTTGTCTTTTACTTTATTTACTTGACTTTTTCCTCTGTTTGTATTTTAGGTGA